The DNA window GCTCGTCCCGCCGCTCCACCCCCTGGACGGCGCGGCCGCCGCGCTGCTGGCGGCGGGCTTCCTCGGCTACCTCGGCTACGCCTACGTGGCCGCGCCGGCCGCGTCCTGCGGCTGCCTCGGCGACCACGCCAAGCCCGTGGACGTACGGTCCTTCGCCCGTGCCGGGCTGCTGCTCGCCGCCGGGCTCCTCGCGACGACCGCGCCGGCCGCGCAACCGCCGATCGGGCCCGTGGCCGTCCTGGAGGTCGTGGCGCTGCTCGCCCTCTCCTCCGAACTGGACCGGCACTGGCTTGTCCCGCTGCGCCGCCTCCGGGTCCGCCTCCGCCCGCCGCTCACCGCGCCGCCCGCCTCCGGGGACGTCCCCCTGGAGACCTCGCTGCACCTGCTGCGCCGCAGCCCCGCGTACTGCTCGGCGTCCGCGCGGCTCACCTCCGACGTACGCGAGACCTGGGACGAGGACGGAACCCGCTTCGTGGTCTACGGGGCGGGCCCGCACACGGCCGTCTTCGCGGTGCCGCTGTCCGGCGACGACCCACGCGCCGTCCGCGTCGCCCTCGTCGACGAGGCGGCCTTGACGTAGTGGTGCGCGAGGACGATGCCCCTCCTCTCGTGCGACGAGACGGCGTCGGACCGCGACACTCTTCCTTGGTTCGCCGCGGCGCTCAACGCGACGGCCACGACGAAGAGAAAGAGCAACATACCTGCGACGACCGCGGCGACCACCCAGCCCACCAGTTGGTCGGACGATCGCCGGACGGGATGGACCGGCGGCGGCCACGGGTGGGCCATCACGCTGGGAGGAAGCACTCGTACGGGAGGAGGCATCGATGGAACTGGCCGGGAGGGGGCGGGCCTCGGCGGGGGCGGGAAGAAGAGCGCGCCGGCCTGCGCCGGTACGGGGCCACGTCCGGTGTCGCAGCCCTGGCAGGTGGCGTCGGGGTAACCGTTCCACACGTCACAGAGGGAGCACCGCCAGTTCGGGCCGGAAGTGCTCACAGACTGTTCGCGATCGTGTCGATGATCTCGTCGAGTTCGAGCTCCTCCAGCCC is part of the Nonomuraea coxensis DSM 45129 genome and encodes:
- a CDS encoding MauE/DoxX family redox-associated membrane protein gives rise to the protein MLNGIAASQPYVIALFLLWAGLMKLFGRRMRAQAGRSALARLVGAARAVPALRLVGLAELAVAAALLVPPLHPLDGAAAALLAAGFLGYLGYAYVAAPAASCGCLGDHAKPVDVRSFARAGLLLAAGLLATTAPAAQPPIGPVAVLEVVALLALSSELDRHWLVPLRRLRVRLRPPLTAPPASGDVPLETSLHLLRRSPAYCSASARLTSDVRETWDEDGTRFVVYGAGPHTAVFAVPLSGDDPRAVRVALVDEAALT